Part of the Gossypium arboreum isolate Shixiya-1 unplaced genomic scaffold, ASM2569848v2 Contig00416, whole genome shotgun sequence genome, TAAAAAATCTGAAATTGCATTCTTCCAAAAATCTTAAGCATATATGGAGAAAAGACTCGGAACTTGGTCATATTCTCTCTAATCTCCAAACACTCACAATTTCGCATTGTGATGATTTGAAAAATATTGGAGCCTCGTCATTATCTTTCCAAAATCTCACAACTTTGGAGGTGTCATATTGCAAAATGATGACAAACTTACTTACACCCTTAATAGTTGAGAATCTGGTGCAATTAACAACAATGAAGGTCAGCGACTGCACTGAAATGACAGAAATAGTGACAAATGAGGGAGACTACCATCAGACAATAGTTGTCAGAAAATTGAAATGTTTAGAAATAAGCGATCTACAAAGGCTCACAAGCTTTTGTCCAGGGAGTTACACCTTCAACTTCCCTTGTTTGGAAGAAGTAGTTGTTGAAAGGTGTCCTAGATTGAAGGTCTTTTCTGAGGGAGTTTTAAGCACCCGCAATTACAAGGAGTAAAACAAGGGCGTTACAATCGAAAAGAGTGTTGAAAGGGGACCTGAATACCACCATACACCAGTTGTATACAAAAAAGGTACGGAGTTGGTTTATAATGCTATCTAGCTAGCTTCCTCCTGTATTGATACAATAAATGTTAATGCTCGATTTTCTTTCCAAATCtttcattgttttaaaaaattaaaacctaCATGACTATAACTAACGAGTGTTTATTTTTGAATTATGAGTGTAATAATATGGACGGATTTGTTGTTTTAGGGTGGATTCAATAGCCCATTTGATCTGAATATCTCTGACACGTTTCCAAAGTTGATAGAAATATGGAAAAGAAACCCTCAAGAAATTTTGGAGTCGAAGAACCTTGGCAGAATAGAGATTTATAAATGTAGCAGCTTGAAGTATATTTTTGCCCCGTCTATGCTTTTTAGCCTCAAGCAACTAGAACAGATAGAAGTAAAAGAATGCAATACAATGGAACAAGTGATCAGGGAAGACGAGGAGGGAGTAACCATACATACGTTGACACTTCCTAAGCTCTCCTTTGTAAAAATAGAGGTGTTCCAACTTGACAAATTTTTATTTGGGAAGTCAACCTCTTGAAATTCCAAATTTGTGGGTTATTACGATAGCTGAGTGCCCAAAATGACAGCATTTTCTTCTACAATTTCAAGAAAGAGTGAAAAAGTGATTGAAGAGCAAGACGTAGAAGATAATACTGCCGTTTTATTCTGTGACAAGGTCAGTTTGGCATTCAATATTTATTTGCACTAATTAATTCATATCATCTTTCtatttgatgaattcatgaaTGGGTCGAGTTAAGATAATtcatatatgaaaatttattaaataaataaggtCATGGATTTGAGTGAAGTGTAAACTTTATTGATATTTGAGATTGATAACTACTCACTTTTGATGTTTTGTGATGAGCTAAATAATGTTACATGGTTTTTTTACGGACCTGTTCAATTTATTTACATTTCTAAATTATCAATTTAAAAAAacttattttaataaaatcaattttGATTTCATTAAAAGCCTTCTATGCAATACTAGTAGaaataaaaatgatataaaattagagaattatttttttgaaaaatagttttattactaaaataataaaaaatataaatagttttattattaaagtTTTAGTTGTGGTGGTAAGAGTATGCACTCAGACTCGAATCCTCAATAGagtaattttatcttatttttaaaataaattaaagtacATAAATAACACTTTTAATAtatgatttttgttttaaaagtttggtattaataaatatttatttgaaagacattttaaaaacaaattaatTTTTTCTCTATCCTTAAAATACAACTGAATTTATTTGATGAAAATAGAAAAGTGAAATAATTTATATTGTTATTTATATTCATAAATTCCAAACTCAAGTTATTTATGTCAACAGGTTGTCATTCCCCATTTGGAGAATCTGAAGTTGTCCTCCATTAACATTCAGAAGATATGGCACCACCCATCCTACTCACCAGAGAGGAATCAGATGTTCTCTACACTGCGGTCCCTGTGTCTGGAAGACCTTCCCAAACTCAAAGATGCCTGCTTTGAGAATAGCTTTGAATTCCCATGCTTAAGAGATTTAACACTAAAAAATTGTCCTCTGCTGAAAACATTCATCTCTAAATCTGTATGTGGAGATGAACCTCAAATTCACCAACCTACACAAACAAATAACTCTGCTGTCCTCAATGAAAAggtcatttcttcttcttttacttTACCATTGTTCTCTTCTCCTTTTACTTCTTTCATTAATCTTTTTCATTTCAACATATTTCAGTTATTAACCCAATCTAATGATTTATTAGATTGTTTTCCCTCGTTTGGAGAAGTTGCTGATTCAGGGTTGTGATTCGTTAGAAGAAATAATGGAGCTGCAAGCACTCAATGCCAATGAAGCACAGTCAACATCAGCTACGCGGTCTACTATGGCAGACACAATGATGACCAAGTTTGTATTTCCCCGTCTAACGCACCTTGGACTGGATAAGGTGCCGAGTTTGAAAAGTTTCTACTCTAGGATGCATACCACCCAATGGCCATCATTGAAATTTATGAAGGTTATTGAATGCCCCAGAGCACAAATTTTTGGTGAGGTTGAAATCCCAAACCAACAACCCTTGTTTTGCATCAATGAGGTATGCTCACTGATAGTTTATATTCCATGTTCATTACTTGAATTTATTAGATTGTTTTCCTTAGTATTTGAGAAGATGGTGCAATTAATAACAATGAGGGTAAGTGTCTGCACTGAAATGACAGAAATAGTTGCAAATGGGGGAGACTACCATCAAACAATAGTGCTTGGTAACTTGAAATGTTTACAACTAAGCAATTTAAAGAGCCTCACAAGCTTTTGTCCTGGAAGTTACACCTTCAACTTTCCTTGTTTGGAAGTAGTAGTTGTGGAAGGGTGTCCTAAATTGAAGATCTTTTCTAAGGGAGTTTTAAGCACTCCACAATTACAAAGTGTAGAACAGGATAGTCTCATTATGAAAAGGTGTTGGGCAGGTGACTTGAATACCACCATACAACAGTTGTATATAGAAAAGGTGCGGAGTTAATTCATAATGCTATCTAGCTTCCTTGTCCTGATACAAGGAATGTTAGTGCTCGATTTTCTTTCTATGCTTTCATTGTTGAATAACTAACAAAGAGTGTTTTTGTTTTTTGAATTATGAATGTAATAATATGGATGAATTTGTTGTTTTAGGATGGATTCTGTGGCCTAGGTGATTTGACCATCTCTGATACGTTTCCCGAGTTGATAGAAATATGGAAAAAAAAACCTCGAGCAATTTTAGAGTTGAAGAACCTTAGCCAAATGAAGTTTATAAATGTAGCAGCTTGATGTACATTTTACCCTTCTATGCTTTTGAGCCTCAAGCAACTAAGGTTTATAGAAGTAAAAGAATGCAGTATAATGGAACAAGTGATTAGGGAAGACGAGAAGGAAGCAACGACACATGAGTTGAAATTTCCTCTGCTCTTCTTTGTAAAAATGGTGTCGTGTTCCAACTTGACAAATTTTTATTTGGGAAGTCGAGCtcttgaatttccaaagttgagtAATATTACGATAGATGGTTGTCCAAACATGACGGCATTATCTTCTTCAATTTCAAGAAAGAGTGAAAAAGTGATTAGTGAGCAAGACGTGGAAGATAATACTGCCGCTTTATTCTGCGACAAGGTCAGTTTGGTATTCAATATTTATGTGCACTAATTAATTCATATCTTCTTTCTTTCTATTTGATGGAGTCATGAGTATATAAATGGTGATAATCCATATATGATGAGAATGTAATAGATAAATAGTGGGGAATTGATAGCAGAAAAGATAGAAATGAATGGGGTTTTGAGTATGAAGAATATCAACACTTGTTGAATTAAGATACATTATTACTTCCCTTTTCCATGCCTCTTATAGTTATCTTAAATATAAGATAGTAACACTTTCTTTATAGGGTCATGACTTGAGAAATTGCTTTTCTGTTTTTCTTATATCACCCAACCTATTCAATTTATTTACAGTCCTAAATTATGagtccaaaaataaaattaatttttgtaccaaaacaatcaatttataagcaagaattttgaaaaaaaatatttttatgaaaacATATTTAGAAATAtagatatttttagaatttttatattttaattgtaaTTGCTAATagctttaaatttataaatagattttaattaataaaccataatatgtttttaacatatattaaaaacattaaaCATTTATGTAAAATTTAAGCATTCTCTAAAAGAGATTTAAAGTTGTTTTCAACCATTTCTTTTTAAACAtgttaaaagttttaatttagttatatatattttaagataGACTTATTTTTGTTaacatttcttttaattttaaaaaaaattttaaatactctTTAAATTTGTCACTTTTACTCATATTCTTTTTTTTGGATCACTTTGCTCTACCTCTAAAATTTAGTCAAATTGTTATTGATTGAAATGTTAAAAGTTTAACGGCATTGACATAGCCACTTGCCTGGTAGTCCATgtataaatcataaaatttttaaaaataataatattttaaaaaattcaataaaattttaaaattatttatgttaCAACGTTAATCCCGTTAAAATTTATCTTTATGCCTTAAACATTGACAAGATGTTGGATAGGGGATCTGAATACTAGCATACAATAGTTGTACACAGAAAAGGTACGGAGTTGATTCATAATGTTATCTAGCTTTCTCCTATCCTGATATAATGAATATTAGTGCTCGATTTTCTTTCCTATTCTTTTGTTGTCGAAGAACTAACAAAGAgtgtttatttctaaaattttagggTGGATTCAATGACAGATTTCAAAAGTTAGAAATATGGAAAAGAAACCCTCAAGAAATTTTGGAGTTGAAGAACCTTGGCAGGGTGGAGATTAATAAATGTAGCagcttgaagtatatttttaccCCGTCTATGCTTTTGAGCCTCAAGCAACTACAATTGATAATGGTCAAAGAATGTAGTATAATGGAACAAGTGATTagggaagaagaggaagcaacgACACATGAGTTCACATTTCCTAAGCTCTCCTATGTAACAATAAAGGCCTGTTCCAACTTGACAAAATTTTATTCAGGAAGTCGAGCtcttgaatttccaaagttgattCATATTATCATAGCTGAGTGTCCAAAAATGAcaacattttcttcttcaaattcAAGCGAGCAAGATGCGGAAGATAATACTACAACTTTATTCTACCATAAGGTCAGTTTGATATTCAATATTTATTTGCACTAATTAATTCATATCACTGAATCTATTAGATAATCCAAAGGAGAATCTATTAGATAAATTCAATTTGAAGTGGGGAATCGATTGCATAAAAGATAGAAAGCTTTGGGATTGTTGAGTATGAAGAATATCAAACAAAATCTCAGAtagaaattaataaattaatataatactaaaaataattaaatattgtattgaattactttatttttaaattactacattttcattaacaaaaaactagaaagaaattttaaatagCAAAACTTATATACTAAATTAGGAAAAAATGTCAAGTTATGACAAATATAATGTATTTTATTTCATGTAATTAATATAaagtaatattattaaaattattaaacataattaaaatatattaattatttta contains:
- the LOC128289070 gene encoding uncharacterized protein LOC128289070; the encoded protein is MTAFSSTISRKSEKVIEEQDVEDNTAVLFCDKVVIPHLENLKLSSINIQKIWHHPSYSPERNQMFSTLRSLCLEDLPKLKDACFENSFEFPCLRDLTLKNCPLLKTFISKSVCGDEPQIHQPTQTNNSAVLNEKIVFPRLEKLLIQGCDSLEEIMELQALNANEAQSTSATRSTMADTMMTKFVFPRLTHLGLDKVPSLKSFYSRMHTTQWPSLKFMKVIECPRAQIFGEVEIPNQQPLFCINEDGFCGLGDLTISDTFPELIEIWKKKPRAILELKNLSQMKFINVAA